In Paracoccus aminophilus JCM 7686, a single window of DNA contains:
- a CDS encoding dihydrolipoamide acetyltransferase family protein, whose product MGIHSIRMPDIGEGIAETEIAEWMVSVGQTIREDDPMVAVMTDKATVEIPAPVTGTVLWLAGATGDKIAVGAELIRLEVDGAGNVAQGGAKADAGAGADAGARADAGAGADAKASAQAEARSGASSEAHAEAHSDAQSTAQAEPTSTPKPPADPVPAAKAPRATAPLRAEGEKPIAAPSVRGRARDAGIDLRLVRGSGPGGRITHEDLDAFIATGGLPQVSGPRSDPRVEDIKIIGLRRRIAERMEEANRVPAITIVEEVDATALEDLRARMNAEGKAAKLTLLPFIARALIRALKDHPVINQHYLPEEGIARRFGAVHLGIATQTPNGLMVPVLRHAEAMSLRDTAAELLRLAQAARDGSAKREELSGSTITVTSLGPLGAIATTPILNVPEVAIIGINRLAVRPFWNGTAFEPRKMMNISCSFDHRIIDGWDAAVFVQRLKELLETPALIFVEA is encoded by the coding sequence ATGGGTATCCATTCGATCCGTATGCCCGATATCGGCGAAGGCATTGCCGAAACCGAGATCGCCGAATGGATGGTCTCGGTCGGCCAGACCATCCGCGAGGATGATCCGATGGTCGCGGTGATGACCGACAAGGCGACCGTGGAAATCCCGGCTCCTGTCACCGGGACCGTGCTGTGGCTGGCCGGTGCGACGGGCGACAAGATCGCAGTCGGCGCGGAGCTGATCCGGCTGGAGGTCGATGGTGCGGGCAATGTCGCGCAGGGCGGGGCAAAGGCTGACGCGGGGGCTGGAGCTGACGCGGGGGCGAGGGCTGACGCGGGGGCTGGAGCTGACGCAAAGGCCTCCGCTCAGGCAGAGGCGCGGTCTGGCGCAAGTTCCGAAGCTCATGCCGAGGCGCATTCTGACGCGCAATCTACGGCCCAAGCCGAGCCCACTTCCACGCCAAAACCGCCAGCGGACCCGGTCCCCGCCGCCAAGGCGCCGCGCGCGACCGCGCCTTTGCGCGCTGAAGGGGAAAAGCCCATCGCCGCGCCTTCTGTGCGGGGCCGAGCGCGGGATGCCGGGATCGACCTGCGACTAGTGCGCGGCTCGGGTCCGGGTGGGCGCATTACCCATGAGGATCTCGACGCCTTCATTGCCACCGGCGGTCTGCCGCAGGTCAGCGGTCCGCGCAGCGATCCGCGGGTCGAGGACATCAAGATCATCGGCCTGCGCCGCCGCATCGCCGAGCGGATGGAAGAGGCCAACCGCGTCCCGGCGATCACCATCGTCGAAGAGGTCGACGCGACCGCGCTCGAAGACTTGCGCGCCCGGATGAATGCCGAGGGAAAGGCGGCCAAGCTGACGCTGCTGCCCTTCATCGCCCGCGCCCTGATCCGCGCGTTGAAAGACCATCCGGTCATCAACCAGCATTATCTGCCCGAGGAGGGCATCGCGCGCCGCTTTGGTGCGGTTCATCTTGGCATCGCGACCCAGACGCCGAACGGGCTGATGGTGCCGGTTCTGCGCCATGCCGAGGCGATGTCGCTGCGCGACACGGCGGCCGAGCTTTTGCGGCTGGCTCAGGCCGCGCGTGACGGCTCGGCCAAGCGCGAGGAGCTGTCGGGTTCGACCATCACCGTGACCTCGCTGGGGCCTTTGGGCGCGATTGCGACGACGCCGATCCTCAACGTTCCCGAGGTCGCGATCATCGGCATCAACCGGCTGGCGGTGCGGCCGTTCTGGAACGGCACCGCCTTTGAACCCCGCAAGATGATGAACATTTCCTGCAGTTTCGATCACCGCATCATCGACGGCTGGGATGCCGCCGTTTTCGTCCAGCGGCTGAAAGAGCTGCTCGAAACCCCCGCTTTGATCTTCGTGGAGGCTTAA
- a CDS encoding alpha-ketoacid dehydrogenase subunit beta — translation MPNMSMIEAIRDALDVAMGADERVVVFGEDVGYFGGVFRVTAGLQRKYGKTRCFDAPINESGIVGAGIGMAVYGLRPVVEIQFADYVYPGYDQIVSEAARIRYRTAGEFTCPMVIRMPSGGGIFGGQTHSQSPEALFTHVTGLKTVVPSNPYDAKGLLLAAIADPDPVIFFEPKRLYNGPFDGHHDRPVASWKGHDLAEVPEGAYQVPLGRAVIRRFGKAATVLTYGTMVHVALAAAEESGIDAEVIDLRSLMPLDLETITASVKKTGRCLVLHEATLTSGFGAELAAQVQAECFFQLEAPVRRVAGWDTPYPHVHEWSYFPGPARVAEALRELVEEV, via the coding sequence ATGCCCAACATGTCCATGATCGAGGCCATTCGCGACGCTTTGGACGTTGCTATGGGGGCGGACGAGCGCGTCGTCGTCTTTGGCGAGGATGTCGGCTATTTCGGCGGCGTTTTCCGGGTGACGGCGGGGCTGCAGCGCAAATATGGCAAGACCCGCTGTTTCGACGCGCCGATCAATGAAAGCGGCATTGTCGGCGCGGGGATCGGGATGGCGGTTTACGGCCTGCGTCCCGTGGTCGAGATCCAGTTCGCCGATTACGTCTATCCGGGTTACGACCAGATCGTCTCTGAGGCCGCGCGCATCCGCTATCGCACCGCCGGAGAGTTCACCTGTCCGATGGTGATCCGCATGCCCTCGGGTGGGGGGATTTTCGGCGGGCAGACGCATAGCCAGTCTCCCGAGGCTTTGTTCACCCATGTCACGGGGCTGAAAACCGTCGTTCCCTCGAACCCCTATGACGCCAAGGGGCTGTTGCTGGCGGCGATTGCCGATCCCGATCCGGTGATCTTTTTCGAGCCGAAGCGGCTTTATAACGGCCCGTTTGACGGCCATCACGACCGGCCCGTCGCCTCGTGGAAGGGCCATGATCTGGCCGAGGTGCCCGAGGGTGCCTATCAGGTGCCGCTTGGCCGCGCGGTCATTCGCCGCTTCGGCAAGGCGGCGACCGTGCTCACCTATGGCACGATGGTCCATGTCGCTTTGGCCGCTGCCGAGGAAAGCGGCATCGACGCCGAGGTGATTGATCTGCGCTCGTTGATGCCTCTGGATCTCGAGACGATCACCGCCTCGGTCAAGAAAACCGGGCGCTGTCTGGTGCTGCATGAGGCGACGCTGACCTCGGGCTTTGGCGCCGAGCTTGCGGCGCAGGTGCAGGCGGAGTGCTTCTTCCAGCTCGAAGCGCCGGTGCGCCGGGTCGCTGGCTGGGACACGCCCTATCCCCATGTCCATGAGTGGAGCTATTTCCCCGGTCCGGCCCGCGTGGCCGAGGCTTTGCGCGAATTGGTCGAGGAGGTCTGA
- a CDS encoding 3-methyl-2-oxobutanoate dehydrogenase (2-methylpropanoyl-transferring) subunit alpha: MGETRQEEFPPLGLNVPEPEVRPGGQPDFSKVQIPKAGSVRRPPVEVDPEEIRDLAFTIIRVLNRDGQAVGPWAEGLALEDEELLKGLRDMMTLRAYDARMLMAQRQQKTSFYMQHLGEEAISCAFPLALRQGDMNFPTYRQAGLLIAAGYPLSTMMNQVYSNEKDPLKGRQMPVLYSTKEFGFFSISGNLATQYIQAVGWAMASAISRDRKISAAWIGDGSTAESDFHAALVFASTYKAPVILNIVNNQWAISTFQGIARGGAGTFAARGLGFGIPALRVDGNDYLAVCAVARWAAERARRNLGPTLIEYVTYRAGGHSTSDDPSAYRPAEESAAWPLGDPILRFKNYLIGRGIWSEDRHAQAEAQIMAEVTQTQKEAEAIGTLHQGHHPSPRDMFEDVYAEMPPHLLRQRHEAGF, encoded by the coding sequence ATGGGAGAGACGAGGCAAGAGGAGTTTCCGCCGCTCGGTCTGAATGTGCCCGAGCCCGAGGTGCGCCCGGGCGGGCAGCCGGATTTCTCCAAGGTCCAGATCCCGAAGGCGGGCTCGGTGCGCCGCCCGCCGGTCGAGGTTGATCCGGAGGAAATCCGCGATCTCGCTTTCACCATCATCCGCGTCTTGAACCGCGACGGTCAGGCGGTCGGGCCCTGGGCCGAGGGTTTGGCGCTGGAGGATGAGGAGCTGCTCAAAGGGCTGCGCGATATGATGACGCTGCGCGCCTATGATGCCCGGATGCTGATGGCGCAGCGCCAGCAAAAGACCTCGTTTTACATGCAGCATCTGGGCGAAGAGGCAATTTCCTGCGCCTTTCCTTTGGCGCTGCGTCAAGGCGACATGAATTTCCCGACCTACCGGCAGGCCGGGCTTTTGATCGCGGCGGGCTATCCTTTGTCGACGATGATGAATCAGGTTTATTCGAACGAGAAAGATCCGCTGAAGGGGCGCCAGATGCCGGTGCTCTATTCGACCAAGGAATTCGGGTTCTTCTCGATCTCGGGCAATCTGGCGACCCAATATATTCAGGCGGTGGGCTGGGCGATGGCCTCGGCGATTTCGCGTGATCGCAAGATCTCGGCGGCCTGGATCGGGGACGGCTCGACGGCGGAGAGCGATTTTCACGCGGCTCTGGTCTTTGCCTCGACCTATAAGGCGCCGGTGATCCTGAATATCGTGAACAATCAATGGGCGATCTCGACCTTTCAGGGGATTGCCCGGGGCGGTGCCGGGACCTTTGCCGCGCGCGGGCTTGGCTTTGGCATTCCGGCTTTGCGCGTGGACGGCAATGATTATCTGGCGGTTTGCGCGGTCGCGCGCTGGGCGGCCGAGCGGGCGCGGCGCAATCTTGGCCCGACCCTGATCGAATATGTGACCTATCGCGCGGGCGGGCATTCGACCTCGGACGATCCCTCGGCCTACCGCCCGGCCGAAGAAAGCGCGGCCTGGCCTTTGGGCGATCCGATCCTGCGCTTCAAGAATTACCTGATCGGGCGCGGGATCTGGTCCGAGGATCGTCATGCCCAGGCCGAGGCGCAGATCATGGCCGAGGTCACGCAGACCCAGAAAGAGGCGGAGGCGATCGGCACGCTCCATCAAGGCCATCACCCCAGCCCGCGCGACATGTTCGAGGATGTCTATGCCGAGATGCCGCCGCATCTTTTGCGCCAGCGTCACGAAGCGGGGTTCTGA
- a CDS encoding Lrp/AsnC family transcriptional regulator, whose protein sequence is MPTEAKKLDAIDRRILRALRRDGRLTNAQLAEEIGLSPSPCWQRTRRLETLGIIRGYTAVLDQEKLGAAETVIVDIMLERHDETVLANVGRALAEMPEVLEIYLTTGEYDYFVKVAVDGTRGYEEFLRNKLSRVPGIRQTRSSFTLRCLKESGLSIPE, encoded by the coding sequence ATGCCGACCGAAGCCAAAAAGCTCGATGCCATTGACCGTCGGATCCTGCGCGCTTTGCGCCGGGACGGAAGGTTGACGAATGCGCAGCTTGCCGAAGAAATCGGCCTCTCGCCCTCGCCGTGTTGGCAGCGCACGCGCAGGCTGGAAACCTTGGGCATCATCCGCGGCTATACGGCGGTGCTCGATCAGGAAAAACTCGGCGCGGCGGAAACCGTGATCGTCGACATCATGCTGGAACGCCATGATGAAACCGTGCTCGCCAATGTCGGGCGCGCATTGGCCGAGATGCCCGAGGTGCTCGAAATCTACCTTACCACCGGCGAATATGATTACTTCGTCAAAGTCGCCGTCGATGGCACCCGCGGCTATGAGGAGTTTCTGCGCAACAAGCTTTCGCGGGTGCCGGGCATCCGGCAGACGCGGTCAAGCTTCACCTTGCGCTGCCTCAAGGAAAGCGGGCTGAGCATTCCCGAATAG
- the pdxY gene encoding pyridoxal kinase encodes MKHAKLVISIQSQVVFGHVGNSAAVFPMQAVGLEVAPVPTVLLSNTPNHPTIRGRSLPPELFADLLLGIEERGLMEAADFIVTGYFGSAEVAGLAADFIARAKARNPDLTYLCDPVMGDTGPGLYVPEAIAAIFRDRLMPMADLATPNQFELGYLGGTAVTRLADLEGIGARLGLSPQAQIICTGCVLEETPEGQIESLLVSGGAISRHPCEKLPVAKSGTGDLFAGLVISGLGRGKSLPEAVDFAQRLTARAIGDATRHETKEVLLSDADFRRALLLD; translated from the coding sequence ATGAAGCACGCGAAACTGGTGATCTCGATCCAGAGCCAGGTGGTTTTTGGCCATGTCGGCAATTCCGCCGCCGTCTTTCCGATGCAGGCGGTTGGGCTCGAGGTCGCGCCGGTGCCGACCGTGCTTTTGTCGAACACGCCGAACCATCCGACCATCCGGGGCCGCTCGCTGCCGCCCGAGCTTTTCGCCGATCTGCTTTTGGGCATCGAAGAGCGCGGGCTGATGGAGGCCGCCGATTTCATCGTGACCGGCTATTTCGGCTCGGCCGAGGTGGCGGGGCTGGCGGCGGATTTCATCGCCCGCGCCAAGGCGCGCAATCCCGACCTGACCTATCTGTGCGATCCGGTGATGGGCGATACCGGGCCGGGGCTTTATGTGCCCGAAGCGATTGCTGCGATCTTTCGTGACCGGCTGATGCCGATGGCCGATCTGGCGACGCCCAATCAATTCGAGCTCGGCTATCTGGGTGGGACTGCCGTCACGCGGCTGGCCGATCTCGAGGGGATCGGCGCGCGGCTGGGGCTGTCGCCGCAGGCGCAGATCATCTGCACGGGCTGCGTGCTTGAAGAAACCCCCGAAGGTCAGATCGAGAGCCTTCTGGTCTCGGGCGGGGCGATCAGCCGCCACCCCTGCGAGAAGCTGCCGGTGGCGAAATCAGGGACGGGCGATCTCTTCGCCGGGCTGGTGATCTCGGGGCTCGGGCGCGGAAAAAGCCTGCCCGAGGCGGTCGACTTCGCGCAGCGACTGACCGCACGCGCGATTGGCGATGCGACGCGACACGAGACCAAGGAAGTGCTGCTGAGCGACGCCGATTTCCGCCGGGCCTTGCTTTTGGACTGA
- a CDS encoding BatD family protein gives MVIRALLFLLAMALPGMMALPAAADSLRLIVPEGLRPVVGEMIPVTVRGEYTGRIALEKMIFPDSEAYDWIQVARDKWADEMIEGKPFRTFERHLAVFPRQAGTLAIGPVTHLLTKSETGQWQEEPVTAAGVSVPVMAYPGAGRPLVAREVEVKDEFSADPSKLGPEQSFTRRITVIAQGTMAHFLPPRPDLHEPWLISFAAPEIRETRLTAEGPVAVVVWEWTMRPKTGETGELTPIQIFFYNPLIRELRGAFTLPIEIGLGGTAGNLAGAARPSERFFWSAGGIGLAGLVLALVVLIPGQGFAGPRRAWARLRGALPNPHRQGLRRAAEGADLMALRQVARDYAAHERAFGRGVDEAALATLDRAIFAAPSSATSQESFDRGAFLRRLRARRPALGD, from the coding sequence ATGGTGATCCGCGCTTTGCTGTTCCTGCTTGCGATGGCTTTGCCGGGGATGATGGCGCTCCCTGCGGCGGCGGACAGCCTGCGGCTGATCGTGCCCGAGGGGCTGCGTCCGGTGGTGGGCGAGATGATCCCGGTCACGGTGCGGGGCGAATATACCGGGCGGATCGCGCTGGAAAAGATGATCTTCCCGGATTCCGAGGCTTACGACTGGATTCAGGTTGCGCGGGACAAATGGGCCGATGAGATGATCGAGGGCAAGCCGTTTCGCACCTTCGAGCGCCATCTCGCGGTCTTTCCCCGTCAGGCGGGCACGCTGGCAATCGGGCCGGTGACGCATCTTTTGACGAAATCCGAAACCGGGCAATGGCAGGAAGAGCCGGTGACGGCGGCGGGGGTCTCGGTGCCGGTCATGGCCTATCCCGGCGCGGGGCGGCCCTTGGTTGCGCGCGAGGTTGAGGTCAAGGATGAATTCTCGGCTGATCCCTCGAAGCTCGGTCCCGAGCAATCCTTTACCCGCCGCATCACCGTGATCGCGCAGGGCACCATGGCGCATTTCCTGCCGCCGCGCCCCGATCTGCACGAGCCTTGGCTGATCAGCTTCGCCGCCCCCGAGATCCGCGAGACCCGCCTGACCGCCGAGGGCCCGGTCGCGGTGGTGGTCTGGGAATGGACGATGCGCCCCAAGACCGGCGAGACCGGCGAGCTCACCCCGATCCAGATCTTTTTCTATAACCCGCTGATCCGCGAATTGCGCGGTGCCTTCACTTTGCCGATCGAGATCGGGCTGGGGGGGACGGCGGGCAATCTCGCCGGGGCGGCGCGGCCTTCGGAACGGTTTTTCTGGAGCGCGGGTGGCATCGGTCTGGCCGGGCTGGTGCTGGCGCTGGTGGTGCTGATCCCGGGGCAGGGCTTTGCCGGGCCGCGACGGGCTTGGGCGCGGTTGCGTGGTGCGCTGCCCAACCCGCACCGGCAGGGCCTGCGCCGGGCGGCAGAGGGCGCCGATCTGATGGCGCTGCGGCAGGTGGCGCGGGATTACGCGGCGCATGAGCGCGCCTTCGGTCGCGGGGTCGATGAGGCAGCGCTGGCCACGCTCGACCGCGCGATTTTCGCGGCACCATCCTCAGCCACGTCGCAAGAAAGCTTTGATCGTGGCGCCTTTCTGCGCCGCTTGCGCGCGCGCCGCCCGGCCTTGGGCGATTGA
- a CDS encoding vWA domain-containing protein, with amino-acid sequence MMLLRPWWLLALLGLAALALALWRRGPEAGGWQAVMPAPMLAAMAALGQIVTGSGWMRYLPLGGAAALVLGLAGPAIPRKDAPVFAQNDAVILAIDMSPSVARSPALADAQAAAAGLLSELAGRPVGLILYAGEAYAVAAPTDDPTTLETQIAVLDEATMPDEGTRPAAAIALAGQLLAGVARADLVLISDGGGVDPAARAEAARLTGAGVRISALTVTGDPPADLAGLREIANGPVAPFAQPGPVVRALARSGLGDDPALVALRYRDLGPWFGLLALCGLVPLFRRQA; translated from the coding sequence ATGATGCTTTTGCGGCCATGGTGGCTTTTGGCCCTGCTGGGGCTTGCGGCGCTGGCGCTCGCCCTGTGGCGGCGCGGCCCCGAGGCGGGCGGCTGGCAAGCGGTGATGCCCGCGCCGATGCTCGCGGCGATGGCGGCGCTTGGCCAGATCGTGACCGGCTCGGGTTGGATGCGCTATCTGCCGCTTGGCGGTGCCGCGGCGCTGGTGCTAGGCCTCGCGGGCCCCGCGATCCCGCGCAAGGATGCGCCGGTCTTTGCCCAGAATGATGCGGTGATCCTCGCCATCGACATGTCGCCCTCGGTCGCGCGCAGCCCCGCGCTCGCCGATGCGCAGGCCGCAGCCGCCGGGCTTCTGTCCGAGCTTGCGGGCCGTCCGGTCGGGCTGATCCTTTACGCGGGCGAGGCCTATGCGGTCGCCGCCCCTACCGATGATCCGACGACGCTGGAAACCCAGATCGCGGTTCTGGACGAGGCGACCATGCCCGATGAGGGCACGCGCCCGGCGGCGGCGATCGCCTTGGCCGGGCAGTTGCTGGCCGGGGTCGCGCGCGCCGATCTGGTGCTGATCAGCGATGGCGGCGGCGTCGATCCCGCCGCCCGCGCCGAGGCCGCGCGGCTGACCGGCGCGGGGGTGCGCATCTCGGCCTTGACGGTGACCGGAGATCCGCCCGCCGATCTGGCCGGGCTGCGCGAGATCGCCAATGGCCCGGTCGCGCCCTTTGCCCAGCCCGGCCCGGTGGTGCGGGCCTTGGCGCGCTCGGGGCTTGGCGATGATCCGGCGCTGGTCGCGCTGCGCTACCGCGATCTTGGGCCGTGGTTCGGGCTGCTCGCGCTCTGCGGGCTGGTGCCGCTGTTTCGGAGGCAGGCATGA
- a CDS encoding VWA domain-containing protein, which produces MSFALPLAFLLLPLPLLLRLLPPATVRGGLRVHEALFAGVVPEKGAARGPLLAALAWVLLVVALAGPQVSRVSALLPASGRDIVLALDLSGSMLKKDFSLDGEPISRLDAVKRVAARFVAARKGDRIGLVIFGDRAYFAQSLTFDVGAVARAIDEAQVGISGRATAISDGLGLAMKRLAASEAPTRVVVLLSDGVDTSGKVQASDAAALAAQHGIRIHTIALGPEDLENQPKSRDAVDTKTLREVAEKSGGTAFRVRGMSDLEAMAASLDKLEPNPTDRPPLRYWQSLWIWPGAAALALIALLGWRRR; this is translated from the coding sequence ATGAGCTTTGCCCTGCCGCTGGCCTTCCTGCTCTTGCCGCTGCCCTTGCTGCTGCGCCTGCTGCCGCCCGCGACGGTGCGTGGCGGTCTGCGCGTGCACGAGGCGCTGTTCGCGGGCGTGGTCCCGGAAAAAGGCGCGGCGCGCGGGCCGTTGCTGGCGGCGCTGGCCTGGGTGCTTCTGGTCGTGGCGCTGGCCGGGCCGCAGGTCAGCCGGGTCAGCGCGCTGCTGCCCGCCTCGGGCCGCGACATCGTGCTGGCGCTCGATCTGTCGGGCTCGATGCTCAAGAAGGATTTCAGCCTCGACGGCGAGCCGATCTCGCGGCTCGATGCGGTCAAGCGGGTGGCGGCGCGCTTTGTCGCGGCGCGCAAGGGCGACCGGATCGGGCTGGTGATCTTTGGCGACCGCGCCTATTTCGCGCAAAGCCTGACCTTCGATGTCGGCGCAGTCGCGCGCGCCATCGACGAAGCGCAGGTTGGGATTTCCGGTCGCGCCACCGCGATTTCGGACGGGCTTGGCCTTGCGATGAAGCGACTTGCCGCCAGCGAGGCGCCGACACGGGTCGTGGTGCTCCTGTCGGATGGGGTCGATACCTCGGGCAAGGTGCAGGCGAGCGATGCGGCCGCGCTCGCCGCGCAGCATGGCATCCGCATCCACACGATCGCGCTTGGCCCGGAGGATCTTGAAAACCAGCCGAAATCCCGCGACGCGGTCGATACCAAGACGCTGCGCGAGGTCGCCGAGAAAAGCGGTGGCACCGCCTTTCGCGTGCGCGGGATGAGCGATCTCGAGGCGATGGCGGCCAGCCTCGACAAGCTCGAGCCCAATCCGACCGACCGCCCGCCGCTGCGCTATTGGCAGTCGCTTTGGATTTGGCCGGGCGCAGCCGCGCTGGCTTTGATCGCGCTTTTGGGCTGGAGGCGGCGATGA
- a CDS encoding DUF58 domain-containing protein: MVAAALDHPGLRLTTAELIARRPPPQTSRQRPASRRPGALAARVAGQGMDLREIRAFAEGDDLRRIDPAATARTGQLHVRSFHEDRDDSTLLIADFRHAMLWGTGTALRSVRAARWLAQLGWQAVTRGGSVALLALGDDGPLVLGAGTGAPQMTAVATALAQSHDAALMRRARPAALAPALIEAIRLVPSGGQVHLATGPEGLAGSDGALSRLARGRKVQVHLILDPAEIAPPPLALSVTDGKSSRHGRLRDYDPQPLLSHLRGLGTIPQLVLADDTG; encoded by the coding sequence GTGGTAGCTGCCGCGCTGGATCATCCCGGCCTGCGCCTGACCACAGCCGAGCTGATCGCGCGCCGTCCTCCGCCTCAGACTAGCCGGCAGCGCCCGGCCAGCCGTCGCCCCGGTGCGCTTGCCGCGCGGGTGGCGGGGCAGGGCATGGATCTGCGCGAGATCCGCGCCTTTGCCGAAGGCGATGACCTGCGCCGCATCGACCCGGCGGCAACCGCGCGCACCGGGCAGCTTCACGTCCGCAGCTTTCACGAAGACCGCGACGACAGCACCTTGCTCATCGCCGATTTCCGCCATGCGATGCTGTGGGGCACGGGCACGGCCCTGCGCTCGGTGCGCGCGGCGCGCTGGCTGGCGCAGTTGGGCTGGCAAGCGGTGACGCGCGGCGGCTCTGTCGCACTGCTGGCTTTGGGTGACGACGGGCCTCTGGTGCTGGGCGCGGGGACCGGCGCGCCGCAGATGACGGCGGTGGCGACCGCGCTGGCGCAAAGCCATGACGCCGCGCTGATGCGCCGCGCCCGCCCGGCGGCGCTGGCGCCCGCGCTGATCGAGGCCATACGTCTTGTGCCTTCGGGCGGACAGGTCCATCTCGCGACCGGGCCCGAGGGGCTTGCGGGCAGCGATGGCGCGCTTTCGCGGCTGGCGCGCGGGCGGAAGGTGCAGGTCCATCTCATCCTCGACCCCGCCGAGATCGCGCCGCCGCCTCTGGCGCTTTCGGTCACCGATGGCAAAAGCAGCCGGCACGGGCGGTTGCGCGACTATGATCCGCAGCCGCTTCTGAGCCATCTGCGCGGCCTTGGCACAATCCCGCAACTGGTCCTGGCCGATGACACCGGATGA
- a CDS encoding AAA family ATPase, with protein MTHHDRIEDHAVQRLTRDVAAGLVGHQRMAERLVIALLAGGHVLLEGPPGIAKTRAVKRLAAHLPGKHARIQCTPDLLPSDLTGTQVFRADSGAFDFVPGPLFHSLVLVDEINRAPPKVQSALLEAMAEHQVTTGGVTRPLPDPFMVVATQNPIEHEGTFPLPEAQMDRFLLHLFLELPDATSERAILDLVEAEALAPPTTGGAVIAEADLHAARHAVAAVHLAPALKDFIVRLVMATRAGGVVADWVEHPVSPRGTLSLASAARARAWLHGRDHALPEDVEELAEDALAHRLIPNWQAVSEGRTARSLVAEVLREVRPW; from the coding sequence ATGACACATCATGACAGGATCGAGGACCATGCCGTTCAGCGGCTGACGCGCGATGTCGCGGCGGGGTTGGTTGGCCATCAGCGTATGGCCGAGCGGCTGGTGATTGCGCTTCTCGCGGGGGGGCATGTGCTGCTCGAAGGCCCGCCGGGCATCGCCAAGACGCGGGCGGTCAAGCGCCTTGCCGCCCATCTGCCGGGCAAACATGCGCGCATCCAATGCACGCCCGATCTGCTGCCCTCGGATCTGACCGGGACGCAGGTCTTTCGCGCCGACAGTGGCGCATTCGATTTCGTGCCCGGCCCGCTTTTCCATTCGCTGGTGCTGGTCGATGAGATCAACCGCGCGCCGCCGAAGGTCCAGTCGGCGCTGCTCGAGGCCATGGCAGAACATCAGGTCACGACCGGCGGCGTGACGCGGCCCTTGCCCGATCCTTTCATGGTGGTCGCGACCCAGAACCCGATCGAGCATGAGGGCACCTTTCCGCTGCCCGAGGCGCAGATGGACCGCTTTTTGCTGCATCTTTTCCTTGAACTGCCGGATGCCACGTCGGAGCGCGCGATCCTTGATCTGGTTGAGGCCGAGGCGTTGGCCCCGCCCACGACCGGCGGCGCGGTGATTGCCGAGGCCGATCTTCACGCCGCGCGCCATGCGGTGGCGGCGGTGCATCTTGCCCCGGCGCTCAAGGATTTCATCGTGCGGCTGGTGATGGCGACGCGCGCCGGAGGCGTTGTCGCCGATTGGGTCGAGCATCCGGTGTCGCCGCGCGGGACGCTGTCGCTGGCCTCGGCGGCGCGGGCGCGGGCCTGGCTGCATGGCCGCGATCACGCGCTGCCCGAGGATGTCGAAGAGCTCGCCGAGGATGCGCTCGCCCATCGTCTGATCCCGAACTGGCAGGCGGTCAGCGAGGGCCGCACCGCGCGCAGCCTCGTCGCCGAGGTCCTGCGCGAGGTGCGTCCGTGGTAG
- the eutC gene encoding ethanolamine ammonia-lyase subunit EutC, which yields MSGGLRFQDLSRLTPARVRLDASASPTPMGDLLRFQEDHAGARDAIFSAANWEAIATDLAPLTSLRVASRATDRAEYLRRPDLGRRLAEGADLPRLDCPLVVIVGDGLSAQAVDRHAAPLIHALRARLPELSTVPVVLAQGARVALGDEIGAALGASMVLMLIGERPGLTVADSLGAYLTLSPRVGLRDSARNCVSNIHDHGGLSYDQAADRLLWLIETAQKIGVTGVGLKDESTQTPRLG from the coding sequence ATGAGCGGCGGGCTGCGGTTTCAGGACCTAAGCCGTCTGACCCCCGCCCGCGTGCGGCTGGACGCGAGCGCGAGCCCGACGCCGATGGGCGATCTCCTGCGCTTTCAGGAAGATCACGCGGGCGCGCGCGACGCGATCTTCAGCGCCGCCAATTGGGAGGCGATCGCGACGGATCTCGCGCCGCTGACCAGCCTGCGCGTGGCCAGCCGTGCGACCGATCGCGCCGAATATCTGCGCCGCCCCGATCTGGGCCGGAGGCTGGCCGAGGGCGCCGATCTGCCCCGGCTCGATTGCCCGCTGGTGGTGATCGTGGGCGATGGGCTTTCGGCGCAGGCGGTCGATCGCCATGCCGCGCCGCTGATCCATGCACTTCGCGCGCGGCTGCCCGAATTGTCGACGGTGCCAGTCGTCCTGGCGCAAGGCGCGCGCGTGGCTTTGGGCGACGAGATCGGCGCGGCGCTTGGCGCGAGCATGGTCTTGATGCTGATCGGAGAGCGGCCCGGCCTGACCGTCGCCGACAGCCTTGGCGCTTATCTTACGCTGTCCCCGCGCGTGGGGCTGCGTGATTCCGCGCGCAATTGCGTCTCGAACATCCACGACCACGGCGGGCTTTCTTACGATCAGGCGGCGGATCGGTTGCTCTGGCTGATCGAGACCGCGCAAAAGATCGGCGTGACCGGCGTGGGCTTGAAGGATGAAAGCACGCAAACGCCGCGTCTAGGATAA